The DNA region tgtgtttgcacatttttatgCCAATCAATGCCTGTATATGGATTGTTCTCCTGATATTATTTTAGGTTAtgaaagttaataaaaaaaatcaaactctTCAGAGACGCcgtgagatgttttttttatagactggctttttcttaaaaaaaacaataagagaacgccaaaaacacatcatcactcaGGGTGGAAACCGTTCTGTAAGAATGCAAATcaagaggaaacaggagacaGAAGAAAATAGAAGTCGTGACACTTTTGGAAGGTTAAACAACTTGTTCAGTGAAAGTGACGAGCAAAGCAGCTTTTTAAATCTCATCACTGAGCTTTTCCGTCACCTCCGACCCCGTCCGTCCACACTGCAGGTCCACTGCTGTAACCAGACACTCGAAACATTCCCAGAGCTAAAAATACCCCCCCGCCCCCAtcctcccacctccaccctcccaCCACTGCCACTAATTTCCTCCAGCTGCAGCCCGCCATGCCTGGCCCCCTCGACGGGCCCCTCCAGAGGTGGGCTCAGGGGGACATTCGCTGGCTTTGAGGGGGTCTCCctgtgggggggtgggggtctACAATCAGTGGTTGGGCCGCTTTACAGTCGTGGAAAAAGTCCAACAGCGTTCAGTCCACTGATCAAATTTAGGACCTCGGGGCACAGAGGTCTGTACTGGGCCAGACTCTCTGGAGTCAGCAGCGTTAGTCATCATCACcgactgtcacacacacacacacacacacacacacacacacacacacacacacacacacacacacacacacacacacacacacacacacacacacacacacagaaaagacaagagagcAGCTGGACGGTGATCCTGAGACATGTGGTTTAGTGTCTCCTGTGTCAACAACAAGTTACTGCCTTTTAACAACCTGTGCAAAGATTTATGTTGCGTTCAAGTACTCATACTACAATCAAGGCCACATTAAAGTAGCATGAGCTCCGGGGCTACGACGTTTTCAAGGTTTTTTTAAGGCCCTGAAAGCATCATCAAGACTCCACTATTGGGCCGTCCGAcctgcacaaacaaacagccacaCTTAGTTTGCATACaatagagagctgcaggaatgtgtCCTGAAccccagaaatgagtcagcgttttatcacttcctgttccctcgtctcaaagtcaataGTTCTTTGAGTTCAAGGCTCAGCGTCATGATGAAGTAGCATGTCCTAACTGTATGCATAACATATACAACAGTACGCACTTTGTAAGAGCAGGTGTAGTTTGTactaaaagacagaaagaaatgcaACGCAGCCTCATTTTACTTCAGAATTTTAGTAACGATAATAGTAAACACTGAATCCATTCTCACACTGCTACAGCTGACACGACTCTGAATCCACATGTGACCACAGAGAAACATTCAACTTCATCCATGAAGTCGTTTTAGATGTAAATGTTCATCAGTCATCAGAAACACAGAGCTCACTGTCCTTCGTCTTATTCTTGAAACCATTTCCTCCACAGTCTCAAACACCAGTGAGGTTTCCACCTGCCTCTCTGGTGTTGTTTTTCATGGATAGAGAACTCTTCATTTCCTACATGGACAGCTGGAGTCCTCCGTCCACCACCAGCACCTGTCCTGTGACGTAGGACGACTCCAACAGGAAGAGAGCAGCCAGGGCGACCTCCTCCGGCTCGCCGAACCTCCCCAACGGGACGGAGCGGACCGCCTCCTCCTTCAGCCCGGCCGTCATGTCGGTGCGGATGAAACCTGgaagtgtgagagagaatgaagcGACGTGAGGAagactttaaaataaagaaggttctgagaggagagagggtaGTTGTGTTTGTACCTGGAGCCAGCAGGTTGACTCTGACGTTACGAGAAGCGACTTCTTTCGCCAAAGAGAGCGTGAAGCCCTGTAGACCGGCTTTACTGGCGCTGTAGACACACTGACCAGCGTTCCCTCTCAGGCCCACAACGGAGCctgcaaacaacaaacacaccaccATTGAGATTACTAAGTATGACTGaaacgtttcaaaataaaacatatttgatgcCTTTATGCTTAACCCTCTAAACCCAAAAGGAGAgcatggaaaagcatgtttttcttGAAACAATCGCCAAAATTACAGAAGCtgtgaaaaacattattatcatcagaGTATCATCTTTCttacggtccttgaacacatcacgtTTGACAAACActtccatcagaaaaagcaaccgAAACGGAGCTTacaattgtgatattttatcaaaaaaaaattatatacatgtctcatttaaaatttgtccccaaataaaccgtttactttaaccagattctgtaaagaacattaaattctgagctcctcagtgaaactatgaagccatgattgattcatctgagaccaacaagcatgtgacaaaaacatctgtgaaactttgactgaacttcaggctgctgaacacagagcagagaggagaggttgtAGAAAtagctaaaaatatatatttcatgtgGAGCCTCCATTTTTATCTCTAACATTTGTAACACTTGTAGACACTTGTAAAGATGTAGAATAAATAGATCCCATTGTTTGTTAATtttggtaaaataaatgatcaaagaaattcaacctttgtttttttctctgttatgATTtgtgtcattataactgtgttattctgcacaaaaTACACGTTTCAGTTCCCTCTaattctagtcatgattgttatgtttccatagaggtgttggacttttatattgaagtgaaaatcaagaccacagagagaaaaatgtgaaagtagctaaaaaaatcaaaagcagaCTACaggtttaaaataatgaatgaagttTTCCTAAGTTccagttaaataaatgtagtaaaacctgcaaaaatgtatgtgaaactaaaatgtacaaatttgGGTCTTTACTTTAAAACTTGGTTGAATCTAAAGAGGGTAGCGATGACCAACACTGCCACCTAGTGGTCAAACTGAGAACATGAAGCTGACTGTGGAGGATTCAGATCCATCAGTAGTGATGATCAGTAGTCATCAGTAGAGATCAGTAGTCATCAGTAGTCAGTGATCAGTAGTCATCAGTAGTCATCAGTAGTCATCAGTAGTGATCAGTAGTCATCAGTAGAGATCAGTAGTGATCAGTAGTCATCAGTAGTGATCAGTAGTCATCAGTAGTGATCAGTAGTGATCAGTAGTGATCAGTAGTCATCAGTAGTGATCAGTAGTGATCAGTAGTCATCAGTAGTCATCAGTAGTCATCAGTAGTGATCAGTAGTGATCAGTAGTGATCAGTAGTCATCAGTAGTGATCAGTAGTGATCAGTAGTGATCAGTAGTGATCAGTAGAGATCAGTAGTCATCAGTAGTGATCAGTAGTCATCAGTAGTGATCAGTAGTCAGTAGTCATCAGTAGTGATCAGTAGTGATCAGTAGTCATCAGTAGTGATCAGTAGTCATCAGTAGTCATCAGTAGTGATCAGTAGTACCTATGTTCACTATGGCGGCTCCAGGAGTGCGCAGCATGCTACGCAGAGCCGCCCTGCAGGTCAGCATGGAACCCAGCAGGTTGGTGTGAAGAACAGCCAACATGTCCTCCGGTTTAGTCCTCAGCAGCAGAGCGTCcctgaacagaaacagaaccCCCCCATGACCAACGTTAATATGATCCTGAACATTCTTTCAGATGACATTATAATTCATTCTCAGCTAAAGGAAAATAAGagaattttgaattaaatgttcCGAGACAAACAAGATTTTCTTGGACATTTGAATGTTTCTCTCATTTTACGCGTGTTTTCAATGAGAGATTGTTCACCTGTTTTCTAGGTGTTCAGGGATGTTTGGGAACCAAAACTTTTGCTGTGGcaactaaataaataagttataCATACTAGAGCAACCAATGTAAAAATTTTGTCTGGAGCCTTCTTTAACATGTCATCTAAGTTGGAGTAGTTTACTTATTCTGCCTGGTGAATGTGTCCATCTTGAAAGTATTGTATTTAATGGCTTCCAGTGGGCATCACAATAACAATAGGCATAATAATGTGTTATTTCCACTACAGAAGAGACAATGTTCTCTGCAATTAGGTGAGTCTGGTTGAAAAATATCAGCATATAGTCAATAATGTGATGGAGTGTCTGCTCACCTGTTGATGCCGGCTGCATTGACGAGATAAGTGACGTCTCCACACGTCTTCTGGATCGTCTCAAAGCTCCTCTGGACCTCCTGCTCTCTGGAGACGTCACAGCTGAGAGCGACGTGGTCGACTGgagagcagaaacagaagctcTGTGAGCAAAGTTAAGactattctatatatatatatatatatatatatcattacacAAAACCTAATCAGTCTTCTCTGTTAAACTATGGAACTGTCTGCCAACTGAACAGTTTTAACGTTTTTAATAGATTCATTAAATCAAAAGAAACAACACTGTTCTCACAGCTAAGCATAGCATTTCATTTCCTATTCTCTTGGCCTTCGAATGAGcgtttttaaattgtatttacacAACCTTTaacaatgtgtttctttttcactttgGCTTTTGATGATTCATGTAAAGCGCTTTTAATTTGTAGCTGAAATGTTCTGCATAAATAAACTTGGATTGTtgaagaaacaagaagaaacCTGAACTAAACCAGCCGTATCTGAACAGTTCatgatgcatgtttgtgtgcatctctTCATACCTCCAGGCAGAGATGCCACAGCGGCTCGGGCGGCGTCTTCGTTCCTGGAGACGACGGCCACCCTGCAGCCTCTCTCGGCCAGCAGGCGGGACACGGCCCCCCCGATGCCCCTGGAGCCGCCACACACCACCGCCAGCCGGGACATGACGCCCTGATGGAGAGACGGCAGCACTGAGGCCTAAATGTAAAAGAGACAAGATAAGAGAGGTTTAATATTGTCCATCTATAtacagagcagaggagggagacTGGGTTCACCTGGTTCTCCGTGCACAATGAAAAGAAGGAACAAAAGAACACAAGGtgcaaaaaacaatatcaaagaCAAGGTTCAAGCATATAGTgcaataatagaaaaaatagtGTCAATAAATGTGAACAAATGCAATGGTATAAGtgcattaaacaacaaaaaagcagttTATGTATCCTGATATATTTATCTTGTAAAATGCTAGTAGTCAGTTGTCTAAAAGCACATGTGAGAAGTTTGCTTTCagggtttgttttaaattaaaactatGATAATTTCCTCAATTAAACCAAGCAATCAAAGGAGATTTCTTGCAGAAAGTCAATGCAATCTTCTCCCATGAGTAGCTTCAGTGGTGCCTGGAAAAGTgaattattttgcatatttctttCACCCAAAAATATACCAGTAGTATTTTCTAATTTCACTTCTGCTGCTTGACTCCAGGGAATAAGGATCATTATGAAATTTACAAGATTTGCAATCAATACTTACCCACAGAGACAGTAGTCCAAGATAAGTTAAGATCTctatatgttttacattaataGACTATAATCTCTTGTCattgcatatttgttttattcttaataCTGTGAATACCTTTGCACATCCCCTAGAATATATTCTTGCACATTCTTGcataacacttttattttaaacagcaACACTGTGCAtattctcatatttattttactgtagtatacaaatttaatttattgcaattttttctattctatatttatttttcttgtcaatgcactaatatatatataagcaaaTTCCTATTTTGTGAaacctacttggcaataaacaggattctgaaacatatatatatatattattaattgaCTATAAAAGgcataaataaaatactgtgaAGTGTAATAAGATAAATGAGACATACTGAAGACTGATTAGTCATAAAACAGTCTAATAAACAGAAAGGACTCTTGCTGTATTTTGGGTCATTCTGCAGTTTGTGCCCCTAAAAGCTTCCAGTTAGTTAATGTGTGATTATGTGGTCATTGTGTGGATTCTTATGAAGCCTACCTTGTGTTCTGCTGCAGTCTTCAGAGGATTAATCGTGTTTCTCTTCAGGAAACGTGTTCACAGAGtcgccatgtttgttgttttcagtgtCGCTGCACCGCTCGGCTTTGGCCGGTAGAGGGCGCAGTGGACACACAGCAGAACACAGGACTGCAACCAGGACTACAAACAGGACTACAAACAGACTATAACAGGACTACAAACAGGACTACAAAACAGACTACAACCAGACTACAAACAGGACTACAGGCTACAAACACATATAACAGGACTACAAATTACAACAGGACTATGACAGGACTACCACAACAGGACTACAACAGACTA from Anoplopoma fimbria isolate UVic2021 breed Golden Eagle Sablefish chromosome 8, Afim_UVic_2022, whole genome shotgun sequence includes:
- the cbr4 gene encoding carbonyl reductase family member 4, producing MSRLAVVCGGSRGIGGAVSRLLAERGCRVAVVSRNEDAARAAVASLPGVDHVALSCDVSREQEVQRSFETIQKTCGDVTYLVNAAGINRDALLLRTKPEDMLAVLHTNLLGSMLTCRAALRSMLRTPGAAIVNIGSVVGLRGNAGQCVYSASKAGLQGFTLSLAKEVASRNVRVNLLAPGFIRTDMTAGLKEEAVRSVPLGRFGEPEEVALAALFLLESSYVTGQVLVVDGGLQLSM